A window from Bombus pascuorum chromosome 12, iyBomPasc1.1, whole genome shotgun sequence encodes these proteins:
- the LOC132912813 gene encoding very-long-chain enoyl-CoA reductase yields MEIQILTAKSSKFIANVSVKPATTIREIKEELFKLKKAPHIHRQCLRLDTKGKALSDSDTLKNLSISSGGKLYFKDLGPQISWKTVFLVEYAGPLFLYLWIYQRAWIFYGDATASEINNVVHVAAVCWSIHYAKRLLETLFIHRFSHATMPLRNLFKNCSYYWLFAMYVAYHVNHPLYTAPNQMQFLIGLVIFALCEVGNLSIHVALRNLRPAGSTVRKIPVPTGNPFTILFNFVSCPNYTYEIGSWIGFTIMTSCLPAGLFTLAGAYQMTIWALGKHKAYKKEFSQYPKSRKSIIPFVL; encoded by the exons ATGgag aTTCAAATATTGACCGCGAAGTCATCAAAATTTATAGCAAATGTGTCC gtAAAACCTGCTACAACTATAcgagaaattaaagaagaattatttaaactaaaaaaagCACCACATATTCACAGACAATGTTTAAGGCTAGATACTAAGGGAAAAGCTTTATCTGATTCAGATACATTGAAGAATTTATCTATTTCTAGTGGTGGAAAGTTATACTTTAAAGATCTTGGACCACAGATTAGTTGGAAAACTGTATTTTTAGTGGAATATGCTGGTccattatttctatatttatggATATATCAACGTGCATGGATTTTTTATGGTGATGCAACTGCGTctgaaattaataatgtaGTCCA TGTGGCAGCAGTTTGTTGGTCTATACATTATGCAAAAAGACTTCTAGAAACATTGTTCATACACCGTTTCAGTCATGCAACAATGCCACTGCGCAATCTCTTTAAAAACTGTTCATACTATTGGCTGTTTGCTATGTATGTAGCATACCATGTAAATCATCCTTTGTATACAGCTCCAAATCAAATGCAGTTTCTAATTGGACTAGTAATATTTGCACTTTGTGAAGTGGGAAACTTGAGTATTCATGTGGCTCTAAGAAATTTGAGACCAGCAGGAAGTACTGTAAGAAAAATACCAGTACCCACTGGCAATCcttttactatattatttaattttgtatcatgCCCAAATTATACTTATGAGATTGGCAGCTGGATTGGTTTTACTATCATGACCTCATGTTTGCCAG CTGGTCTCTTTACCTTAGCTGGTGCATATCAAATGACTATATGGGCATTAGGAAAACATAAAGCGTATAAGAAAGAATTTTCCCAATATCCGAAAAGTAGAAAATCTATCATTCCATTTGTTCTTTAA